Below is a window of Clostridium cagae DNA.
TAAATTGATTAACACAAAGGAGGATATGCCTAACAAACATAAAGAAATAAAGAAACTTATAATAAACACATTAGAAATGTTTTAATAAAGTGTTGATATTATAGTATAAAGCTTGTGGACGGAGGAACTTACTTTAAGAATACTAAAAATAAAAAATCATAATAAAGATGCTTTTTAGGAATACTAACTTTATTAAAGATTCTTAGTAGAACCATACGTATAGGAGAGAATAATAAAATGGAAGAGAAAAAGATATTTTTAGAGATAGAGAAGCATTTGCTTAATGATGAAAAACCATCTTTGTTTTTAAATGAAGAATTGCATAAAGGTAGTTTTGATAAATATCCGCTATCAATGATTAAAGACTTAAGGGAAGTACCTCAAAATCCTAAGTACCATCCAGAAGGAAATGTATTTATACATACAATGATGGTAGTTGATGAAGGTGCTAAAAGACGTGAAATAAGTAATGATAAGAGAATATTTATGTGGACATTATTATTGCATGATATAGGAAAAAAGCCTACAACTAAAATGAGAAAAGGAAGATTGATTTCATATGATCATGATAAAGTTGGAGCCGAAATGGCAGAAGAGTTTTTAAATTACTTTAATGAAAATAAGGACTTTGTAGATTATGTTAGAAAATTAATAAGATGGCACATGCAAAGTTTATTTGTTGTTAAAAATACAAGGTTTCAAGACATTGAAGGAATATTAAGAGATATTAGTGTAGATGATATAGCATTAGTATCATTATGTGATAGATTGGGTAGAGGGGGATTAGATGATTCATTAATAGAGCAAACAAAAAATGATATAGAATTTTTTAAAAAGGTATTGAATAGCAGGAAATAGATTCTATTATAACTTCTTACATAATATGAAAATAAATAATTTTAACATTTAAAATTATTTTTAATAATATAAATTAGAGTAATTATTAAGGGGTATATATATGTTTAAGATGTTTCCGTTTAAATTTTGGGGAACTGTAAATATAGGAAATTTAGGAAATATGATAGGATCTTTTTTAGAAGATATAGATTTATCAGGTTTAATAGATGAATTTGAACATGAATACGATGAAGAAAATTTTGATGAATCACAGGAACCTGAAGACTCAAAAGGTAAGGATGTAGCTGAATTTATACAATTAGAAGAGTATGATGATATGTATATATTAACTATTGAATTGAATGGAGTAGATTTAAGACAAACTAGTATACAATATAATCCAGGAAGGTTGTCAATAAATTT
It encodes the following:
- a CDS encoding Hsp20/alpha crystallin family protein encodes the protein MFKMFPFKFWGTVNIGNLGNMIGSFLEDIDLSGLIDEFEHEYDEENFDESQEPEDSKGKDVAEFIQLEEYDDMYILTIELNGVDLRQTSIQYNPGRLSINLNKMEKVSQHIGMFSSDYMVKKNYKKEFDKIESIDESKIMKILENGVLKISMPKKYALNDDSKIVDVKNYIEN
- a CDS encoding HDIG domain-containing metalloprotein, translating into MEEKKIFLEIEKHLLNDEKPSLFLNEELHKGSFDKYPLSMIKDLREVPQNPKYHPEGNVFIHTMMVVDEGAKRREISNDKRIFMWTLLLHDIGKKPTTKMRKGRLISYDHDKVGAEMAEEFLNYFNENKDFVDYVRKLIRWHMQSLFVVKNTRFQDIEGILRDISVDDIALVSLCDRLGRGGLDDSLIEQTKNDIEFFKKVLNSRK